One window from the genome of Saccharomyces mikatae IFO 1815 strain IFO1815 genome assembly, chromosome: 2 encodes:
- the SWC5 gene encoding Swc5p (similar to Saccharomyces cerevisiae SWC5 (YBR231C); ancestral locus Anc_6.138), which translates to MLNKEEKEKELEEEKEEDNYREEDDEDFQPEKENIGDVSDDGDDDDDDEGKDTSKHKVDYSHIESESGGLIKTRRARQAEEEYAKTHKYESLAVESIPAKVNSIWEELQQVSLARLSSSSGKVASVLSSSKESEPTAVAQEEDKILIDRNYKFAGETVHERKWVVRSSAEGQEYLNSLKFKQQAPAAPAAPVRQDNAVESDFSESRKHLRRPLKRPPLLERIISGGLRPKLTTLEKSQLDWASYVDRAGLNDELVLHNKDGFLARQDFLHRVGSAEDERYKELRRQQLAQQLQQQDGGAP; encoded by the coding sequence ATGCtcaacaaagaagagaaagaaaaggagCTTGAAGaggagaaagaagaagataacTACAGAGAGGAGGACGACGAGGACTTCCAGccagaaaaagagaatatagGCGACGTTAGcgatgatggtgatgacgatgacgacGATGAAGGCAAAGACACTAGCAAACATAAAGTGGACTATTCACATATAGAAAGCGAGAGCGGTGGCCTGATCAAAACTAGAAGGGCTCGGCAAGCTGAGGAAGAGTATGCGAAGACACACAAGTACGAATCACTTGCCGTTGAATCCATTCCCGCAAAAGTCAATAGTATTTGGGAAGAGTTGCAGCAGGTAAGTCTTGCCCGTCTATCAAGTAGTTCTGGAAAGGTCGCTTCTGTTCTAAGCAGCTCTAAAGAATCTGAGCCGACGGCGGTCGCACAAGAGGAGGACAAGATCCTCATCGATAGAAACTACAAGTTTGCCGGTGAAACGGTGCACGAAAGAAAGTGGGTTGTGCGTAGCAGCGCGGAGGGTCAGGAATACCTGAATAGTTTGAAGTTCAAACAACAGGCGCCTGCAGCGCCTGCAGCCCCTGTTCGACAGGATAATGCAGTCGAGAGTGATTTCAGTGAGAGTCGGAAACACTTACGGCGGCCACTGAAAAGGCCGCCCCTGTTggaaagaattatttcTGGTGGACTGCGACCCAAACTAACAACGCTGGAGAAGTCTCAACTGGACTGGGCTAGTTATGTAGACCGTGCTGGGCTTAACGATGAGCTGGTGTTGCACAATAAGGACGGGTTCCTGGCGCGCCAGGATTTTCTGCATCGGGTTGGTTCTGCAGAGGACGAAAGGTACAAAGAGTTGCGCCGTCAACAGCTTGCTCAGCAACTGCAACAGCAAGATGGCGGCGCTCCATAG
- the PBP2 gene encoding telomere maintenance protein PBP2 (similar to Saccharomyces cerevisiae PBP2 (YBR233W); ancestral locus Anc_6.139) translates to MSTEATKPPLTTTPATVLVYPNALKRKKGDDTSEEQVEAEIKRVALEDAEGEENSDNEQYSPDNVPSHVHLRMLCLVKHASLIVGHKGATISRIKSETSARINVSNNIRGVPERIIYVRGTCDDVAKAYGMIVRALLEEHGNEEDGEDIEVSINLLIPHYLMGCIIGKRGSRLREIEDLSAAKLFASPNQLLLSNDRILTINGVPDAIHIATFYVGQTLLNFQLESPQKKAKRSIFYQPTQFNSVLISHSQSNAIPHERNHQYHPNDKLLSYRPSKKLPVSSTFLSMAPPQYTTASVANATTFQPNFVIPNVTILDGPIINPGHSNHLFMNLVQQDIYINENYVGNVIGKDGKHINSVKESTGCSIIIQNPVEGFLERKLTIRGTFMASQAAIMLISNKIEIDRVNAERIRRSPL, encoded by the coding sequence ATGTCCACAGAGGCTACAAAACCACCGCTCACTACTACACCAGCTACTGTACTCGTTTATCCTAACGCTCTCAAGCGGAAGAAGGGTGACGACACTAGTGAGGAGcaagtggaagctgaaatcAAACGAGTGGCCCTCGAAGATGCAGAGGGCGAGGAAAATTCTGACAACGAACAGTATTCCCCTGATAATGTCCCCTCCCACGTGCACTTACGAATGCTATGCCTTGTAAAACACGCTTCACTGATAGTGGGACACAAGGGCGCTACCATATCTAGAATTAAATCAGAAACCTCTGCTAGAATAAACGTGTCAAATAACATTAGAGGTGTTCCTGAAAGAATTATATACGTGAGGGGTACCTGCGATGATGTGGCCAAGGCATACGGCATGATAGTGAGAGCACTACTCGAAGAACATGGAAACGAAGAGGATGGGGAAGACATCGAGGTTTCCATCAATCTTTTGATTCCTCATTATCTCATGGGTTGTATCATTGGTAAACGCGGATCCCGATTAAGAGAAATTGAGGATTTAAGTGCAGCAAAATTATTTGCATCTCCGAACCAATTGCTTCTGTCTAATGATAGGATATTGACTATCAATGGGGTGCCAGATGCTATTCATATCGCCACATTTTATGTCGGTCAAACTTTATTGAACTTTCAGCTGGAGTCACCACAGAAGAAAGCGAAAAGGTCTATATTTTATCAGCCCACCCAGTTCAACTCGGTGTTAATAAGTCATAGCCAGTCGAACGCTATCCCTCATGAAAGAAACCATCAATATCATCCAAACGATAAGCTACTTTCCTATAGGCCTAGCAAAAAGCTGCCAGTATCGTCCACCTTTTTGAGTATGGCTCCTCCGCAGTATACCACCGCTAGCGTAGCAAACGCGACGACATTTCAGCCAAATTTCGTTATTCCCAACGTAACAATCTTGGATGGGCCCATCATCAATCCAGGACACAGCAACCATTTGTTTATGAACCTTGTACAGcaagatatatatataaatgagAATTATGTCGGAAACGTCATTGGTAAGGATGGCAAACATATAAATTCGGTCAAGGAATCCACAGGTTGTTCTATCATTATACAAAATCCAGTAGAGGGGTTcttggaaagaaaacttaCAATAAGGGGAACATTTATGGCTTCTCAAGCTGCTATTATGTTGATTAGcaataaaattgaaattgatAGAGTAAATGCGGAACGTATAAGAAGGTCACCTCTCTAA